A stretch of Spirosoma oryzicola DNA encodes these proteins:
- a CDS encoding GNAT family N-acetyltransferase, whose protein sequence is MITFKLSLGRLRPWREGDEDSLSHHASNRRIWNNVRDFFPYPYTPRDAHSWVRSNKSYQQPNNLAIEIDGQAVGNIGFTVKDDIYRYNAEIGYWLSEEYWGRGIMSEAVPIVTEYIFSNFQVNRVFACVLEGNIGSMRVLEGAGYQHEAIHRKAAVKNNQYLDEHIFAMLRSEFRALNK, encoded by the coding sequence TTGATTACATTTAAGCTTTCGCTGGGCAGGCTTCGCCCCTGGCGTGAAGGCGATGAAGATTCGTTGTCGCACCATGCCAGTAACCGTCGTATCTGGAATAATGTCCGGGATTTTTTTCCGTATCCATATACACCCCGCGACGCGCATTCCTGGGTACGTTCCAATAAGTCTTACCAGCAGCCTAACAACCTGGCCATTGAAATTGACGGACAGGCGGTGGGTAACATCGGATTTACGGTCAAAGACGATATTTACCGATACAATGCTGAGATTGGCTACTGGCTTAGTGAAGAATATTGGGGTCGGGGTATTATGAGCGAAGCGGTACCGATTGTAACCGAATACATCTTTTCCAATTTCCAGGTCAATCGAGTTTTCGCCTGCGTATTGGAAGGAAATATTGGTTCAATGCGTGTGCTGGAAGGTGCTGGCTATCAGCACGAAGCGATCCACCGCAAAGCCGCTGTAAAGAATAATCAGTATCTGGATGAGCACATTTTCGCCATGCTTCGTTCGGAGTTCAGAGCGTTAAACAAGTAG
- a CDS encoding TonB-dependent receptor — protein MKTLYFLAILLSATLSTSAQTMLAGRVTDQKGHALPGANVFLRGTYDGANTDSTGSFKFASSRQDTATLMVSYIGYESYSKKITLAANSPILVRLTETANELNTVVITAGSFEASDERRMTMLKPMDIVTTAGAGADITAAMNLLPGTQRVGEQTGLFVRGGSSEEAKVVIDGMIVQNPYFSSMPGLQSRGRFQPFMFKGTSFSTGGYSAQYGQALSSVLLLNTVDKTQNEGLSLSLNLANAALSYDHATEKSSVSATAYYGNLKPLFALVRQNIDWTHVPEFAGSSLTYRLQPTKTGMLKFYGMYSDSRLGMNFVDPSNETGKTAFRQQNRNFFTTSTYTDSWADGRWLLHSGLSYSYDTDATTFSAQNFGRSSERLQARAVLTRLLPGNNSFLFGTEGSRVTYQNAVSGTQYALHDNYGALFAESQTYLGRNLAVQLGLRGEYSSVINRFNLAPRLSMAYKTGVYSQVSLAYGQFYQTPDYRYLYRNENLNYERADHLILNYQLIKDKRTFRIETFYKNYAQLVREFTSQPGMPNYYDANPYRFPWGRTDNSGNGYAKGFDVFWRDQKSIRGLDYWVTYSYVDTKRLFQQYPVAATPTFISNHNISLIGKRYFDKISTSMGLTYTISSGRPYYNPNNELFLADRTPVVNNLSFSASHITRIKKNMVVLYATVDNILNTHNVYTYQYTPDAKTRYAVGPQSYRSFFVGGMIMLSKKAKVNVNEL, from the coding sequence ATGAAAACACTATACTTCCTCGCCATACTCTTATCCGCTACCCTCAGCACGTCGGCCCAGACGATGCTGGCCGGACGGGTGACGGATCAAAAAGGTCATGCACTGCCCGGAGCCAATGTGTTTCTGCGCGGCACTTACGATGGAGCCAACACCGACAGCACCGGTAGTTTCAAATTTGCCAGTAGTCGGCAAGATACAGCCACGCTGATGGTTTCGTACATCGGCTACGAATCATACAGCAAAAAAATTACGCTCGCGGCCAACAGCCCTATTCTTGTCCGGCTCACCGAAACCGCTAATGAACTAAACACGGTGGTCATAACGGCGGGATCGTTCGAAGCTTCCGACGAGCGCCGAATGACCATGCTCAAGCCGATGGATATTGTCACAACGGCGGGCGCTGGTGCCGATATTACGGCGGCTATGAACTTACTTCCCGGCACGCAGCGCGTTGGCGAACAGACTGGCTTGTTTGTGCGGGGTGGCTCCAGCGAAGAAGCGAAAGTTGTGATCGACGGTATGATCGTACAGAATCCGTATTTCAGCTCAATGCCGGGTTTACAATCGCGGGGACGGTTTCAGCCTTTTATGTTCAAAGGGACTTCGTTCAGCACGGGTGGCTACTCCGCGCAGTATGGACAGGCGCTTTCATCGGTACTGCTGCTTAATACCGTCGACAAAACGCAGAACGAAGGATTGAGCCTGAGTCTGAACCTGGCGAATGCCGCGCTTAGCTACGATCATGCCACCGAGAAATCGTCGGTTTCGGCAACGGCGTACTACGGCAACCTCAAACCCCTTTTTGCGCTCGTTCGGCAAAACATTGACTGGACGCACGTTCCCGAATTTGCGGGCTCTTCCCTGACTTACCGGCTGCAACCCACCAAAACAGGTATGCTTAAATTCTACGGCATGTACTCCGACAGTCGGCTGGGAATGAACTTTGTTGATCCATCCAACGAAACGGGCAAAACAGCTTTCCGTCAGCAGAATCGTAATTTCTTTACGACCAGTACGTATACGGACAGTTGGGCCGATGGTCGCTGGTTGCTCCACTCCGGCCTGTCGTACAGCTACGATACCGATGCGACAACGTTTAGTGCGCAGAATTTTGGTCGTTCCAGTGAGCGACTACAAGCGCGGGCTGTGCTGACCCGATTGCTACCCGGTAACAACTCGTTTTTGTTCGGAACCGAAGGAAGCCGGGTTACGTACCAAAACGCGGTATCGGGGACCCAGTATGCCCTGCACGATAACTACGGAGCCTTGTTCGCTGAATCCCAAACCTACCTTGGTCGCAATCTGGCGGTTCAACTAGGTCTTCGGGGCGAATACTCATCCGTAATCAATCGGTTCAATCTGGCTCCTCGCCTGTCGATGGCGTACAAAACGGGTGTATACAGTCAGGTGTCGCTGGCGTACGGGCAATTCTACCAAACGCCAGACTATCGTTACCTGTACCGGAACGAAAATCTGAATTACGAACGAGCTGACCACCTAATCCTAAACTATCAGCTTATTAAGGACAAGCGTACGTTCCGCATTGAAACCTTCTACAAAAACTACGCTCAACTCGTCCGTGAGTTTACGAGCCAGCCCGGTATGCCCAACTACTACGATGCGAATCCCTACCGCTTTCCCTGGGGTCGCACCGATAACAGCGGCAATGGCTACGCCAAAGGCTTCGACGTGTTCTGGCGCGATCAGAAAAGCATACGAGGCTTGGATTACTGGGTGACGTACAGCTACGTAGACACCAAGCGGTTGTTTCAGCAATACCCGGTAGCCGCCACGCCAACCTTTATTTCCAACCACAACATCAGCCTGATTGGGAAGCGGTACTTCGACAAGATCAGCACGAGCATGGGGCTTACCTACACCATCAGCAGCGGTCGTCCGTACTACAACCCCAACAACGAGCTTTTCCTTGCCGACCGCACCCCTGTTGTGAACAACCTTAGCTTCTCGGCCAGCCACATCACCCGGATCAAAAAGAATATGGTCGTTCTGTACGCTACCGTCGATAATATCCTCAATACGCATAACGTGTACACGTATCAATACACACCCGACGCCAAAACGCGCTACGCCGTTGGTCCGCAGTCGTACCGAAGCTTCTTTGTGGGCGGTATGATCATGCTTTCGAAAAAGGCAAAAGTCAATGTCAACGAACTGTAA
- a CDS encoding histidine kinase: MTREQLIGTIGKNGKRLNMRASDLSNFDFSGINLTQADLRFSNLTRANFRGAVLRQANLSFSELSGADFTDADLYEANLNFCGLQDVNLTGANVEGATFNFAGRSKYMPKPTKAEPITLTKVLQKPGWGTLIGALLGALLIYGCNAIVYFTHLISSAKDPLVAGLYRFLIIQNMADGIVVFLLTWSLSSWLARRVPAVWQRHLIISLCILCSFFVVNLSIYALVGRPYLVELAKRPGGYEKTASWYVYVMGDLLIANFFLYVLQQGRQLTRKLSEQEFQLLNLEKLKTRAELDALQAKINPHFLYNALNSIASLVHDDPDKAEEMTLLLSKLFRYSTGRTGELFATLADELEMVKTYLQVEQVRFGNRLTFSVEVADPTLNELKLPQFLLQPIVENAIKHGIAKRADMGRIDVRIYEKEGELHLCVHDNGPAFPDDMDGGYGLRSIQDKLKLLYGEDARVELQNWPLKQVLISILMSKVRSDHSLVIPDTDA; encoded by the coding sequence ATGACTCGCGAGCAACTTATCGGCACGATTGGCAAAAATGGGAAACGACTCAACATGCGAGCGTCGGACCTGTCTAATTTCGACTTCAGCGGTATCAATCTGACACAGGCTGATCTTCGTTTCTCGAACCTCACGCGAGCCAATTTTCGGGGTGCTGTACTACGACAGGCGAATCTGAGTTTTTCGGAATTGAGCGGAGCCGACTTTACGGATGCTGACCTCTACGAGGCCAATCTGAATTTCTGCGGATTGCAGGATGTAAACCTGACGGGTGCAAACGTCGAAGGGGCGACGTTCAATTTTGCCGGACGCAGCAAATACATGCCCAAACCGACAAAAGCGGAGCCAATTACGCTGACCAAAGTTCTGCAAAAGCCCGGCTGGGGTACACTCATCGGAGCACTATTAGGCGCTTTGCTGATCTACGGTTGTAACGCTATCGTCTATTTCACGCATCTGATTTCGTCGGCCAAAGATCCGTTGGTTGCGGGTTTGTACCGGTTTCTGATCATACAGAACATGGCGGATGGGATCGTCGTTTTTTTACTAACATGGTCATTGTCAAGCTGGCTGGCGCGACGAGTTCCGGCGGTCTGGCAGCGTCACCTCATCATTAGCCTATGCATTCTATGCAGCTTCTTTGTGGTAAACTTAAGCATCTATGCGCTAGTCGGCAGACCTTATCTCGTTGAACTGGCCAAACGACCGGGTGGTTACGAAAAGACCGCTTCCTGGTATGTGTACGTGATGGGTGACTTGCTGATCGCTAACTTCTTTCTGTACGTCCTTCAGCAGGGCAGGCAGCTCACCCGCAAACTGTCGGAACAGGAATTTCAGCTTCTGAATCTGGAAAAGTTGAAAACCCGCGCTGAGCTAGACGCGTTGCAGGCCAAAATCAACCCGCACTTTCTGTACAACGCGCTCAATAGCATTGCCAGTCTAGTGCACGACGATCCGGACAAGGCCGAAGAAATGACGCTGCTCCTGTCCAAACTGTTCCGCTACTCAACCGGACGCACCGGCGAATTATTTGCTACGCTGGCCGACGAACTGGAGATGGTCAAAACCTATCTGCAAGTGGAACAGGTGCGTTTCGGCAATCGGCTTACGTTCAGCGTCGAAGTAGCTGACCCGACCCTCAACGAATTAAAACTACCGCAGTTTTTGCTCCAGCCCATCGTTGAAAATGCAATCAAACACGGCATTGCCAAACGCGCCGATATGGGCCGGATCGATGTGCGCATCTACGAGAAAGAGGGCGAATTGCACTTATGCGTGCACGACAATGGCCCCGCTTTCCCGGACGATATGGACGGTGGCTACGGCCTGCGTAGTATTCAGGATAAACTTAAACTGCTTTACGGCGAAGATGCGCGGGTTGAGTTACAGAACTGGCCGCTCAAGCAGGTTCTTATTTCAATTCTTATGAGTAAAGTTCGCAGCGACCATTCTCTGGTAATTCCTGACACAGACGCTTAA
- a CDS encoding LytR/AlgR family response regulator transcription factor has protein sequence MTFPLRTILIDDEQLAISRLRRLLTKYSDTFEVIGDAPNGAEGLTLVEAERPDVIFLDIEMPLLNGFEMLSRLTAMPLVIFATAFDQYAIRAFEENSVDYLLKPIEADRLARTAQKIRTLVERNDSSQLGSNPMTDNMLRLLAQMQPKKEIYSISVKTGEKIRLIPLSDIAYFEAEDKYVFLATTDGQKFLTTYTLTTLNEKLPDTFVRVSRSVMVNRHKVTEVHKHFDGKFLLAINDKKGTKLTTGSTYGEAVRQMLEL, from the coding sequence ATGACATTCCCGCTTAGAACCATACTTATTGACGATGAACAACTTGCGATCAGTCGATTACGTCGTCTGCTCACAAAATATAGTGATACGTTTGAGGTCATCGGCGATGCACCCAATGGAGCCGAAGGGCTGACGCTCGTTGAGGCCGAACGACCCGATGTTATTTTTCTGGACATCGAAATGCCCCTGCTTAACGGCTTCGAAATGCTATCGCGCTTGACAGCCATGCCGCTGGTGATTTTTGCGACTGCTTTCGATCAATACGCTATTCGAGCTTTCGAAGAGAACTCGGTCGATTACCTGTTGAAGCCGATTGAGGCAGACCGGTTAGCCCGTACAGCGCAGAAAATCCGAACACTCGTCGAGCGGAACGATTCGTCGCAGTTGGGCAGTAATCCCATGACGGACAACATGTTGCGACTTTTAGCCCAGATGCAGCCGAAGAAAGAAATCTATTCCATCTCAGTGAAGACGGGTGAAAAGATCCGACTAATTCCCCTATCAGATATTGCTTATTTCGAAGCCGAGGATAAGTACGTTTTCCTGGCCACAACGGACGGTCAAAAATTCCTGACAACGTATACGCTGACAACACTCAACGAAAAGCTGCCCGACACATTCGTGCGCGTTAGTCGATCCGTGATGGTCAACCGGCATAAAGTTACCGAAGTTCACAAGCACTTCGACGGCAAATTTTTGCTCGCCATCAACGATAAAAAAGGCACAAAACTGACCACCGGTAGTACGTACGGGGAAGCCGTACGGCAAATGCTCGAACTATAA
- a CDS encoding translation initiation factor, with amino-acid sequence MSKKNRTGIVYSTNPDFAYQPDQESETETLAPAQQNLKIWLVKLGGNKVVTTVRGFVGTESDLGDLGKKLKAACGAGGSTKDDEILIQGDHRDKVLAWLSDKGYKAKKAGG; translated from the coding sequence ATGAGCAAGAAAAACCGAACCGGAATTGTTTACTCAACCAATCCCGATTTTGCCTACCAACCCGACCAGGAATCCGAAACCGAAACCTTAGCTCCGGCTCAGCAAAACCTGAAAATCTGGCTGGTGAAGTTAGGCGGCAATAAAGTGGTAACGACCGTGCGCGGCTTCGTTGGAACCGAATCGGACCTGGGTGACTTAGGCAAAAAACTGAAAGCCGCTTGTGGCGCAGGTGGCTCAACGAAAGACGATGAAATCCTGATTCAGGGCGATCACCGCGATAAGGTACTGGCGTGGCTCTCTGACAAGGGTTACAAAGCCAAAAAAGCAGGCGGGTAA
- a CDS encoding peptide MFS transporter, translated as MEITAEKPIKQATLFGHPMGLFVLFFTEMWERFSYYGMRAILLLFLIDNVRGGMGLTEADGAAIYGIYTASVYLLSLPGGWLADNILGQRKSIFYGGMVIMLGHIILAIPSGPSLFYLGLSTVAIGTGMLKPNISSIVGELYPEGGARKDAAFSIFYMGINTGSLLGISVVGYLGQKVGWHYGFGAAAIAMALGIITFRTFGPRYLGDHGNFVAPVAAAQGQSSSGNRSLLLFLVVVVAILATLQLTGVLDMTTAQGLAQAMGAIISLIAVGYFLYILIAGGLDTVEKKRVTVLFVFFIAAAAYWAGNEQQGSSLQIFADRYTELNLFGWEMPSSWFQNLNPAFILLFSPVLAGLWVFLANRKISYPVPAKMATSLILLGIAYIVMVVAAKIALTGERTSPLYLSLTYFFFTLAELFLSPVGLSSFSKLSPKRYTSQLMGLWFVGSSLGNLIAGLFAGGFDEKNVQQMPQLFQSVAYFSLGFGVLLLLFVKPLKKWMGGID; from the coding sequence ATGGAAATTACTGCTGAAAAGCCTATCAAGCAAGCCACGCTATTTGGCCACCCGATGGGCCTTTTCGTTTTGTTTTTTACCGAGATGTGGGAGCGTTTCAGTTACTATGGAATGCGAGCCATCTTACTACTGTTTCTGATCGATAACGTTCGGGGCGGTATGGGCTTAACCGAAGCCGATGGAGCGGCTATTTATGGCATTTATACGGCCTCGGTATACCTGCTTTCGCTGCCCGGTGGCTGGCTTGCCGACAACATACTAGGGCAACGGAAGTCGATCTTCTACGGTGGTATGGTCATCATGCTTGGTCACATCATTCTTGCCATTCCGTCCGGGCCGAGTTTATTCTATCTGGGTTTATCGACCGTCGCCATCGGCACCGGAATGCTGAAACCTAATATCAGTAGCATCGTGGGTGAGTTGTATCCCGAAGGGGGAGCACGCAAAGACGCGGCTTTCTCGATTTTTTACATGGGCATCAACACCGGGTCGCTGCTTGGTATCTCGGTGGTGGGTTATCTGGGGCAAAAGGTTGGCTGGCATTACGGTTTTGGCGCGGCAGCCATTGCGATGGCACTCGGTATCATTACTTTCCGCACCTTTGGGCCACGATACCTCGGTGATCATGGCAATTTTGTCGCTCCGGTAGCCGCAGCCCAAGGACAGTCATCGAGCGGAAACCGTTCCCTATTGCTGTTTCTGGTTGTGGTGGTAGCCATATTAGCGACCTTGCAATTGACCGGGGTGTTGGACATGACTACGGCCCAAGGGTTGGCGCAGGCGATGGGAGCGATTATTTCGTTGATTGCCGTCGGCTATTTCCTGTATATTTTAATTGCGGGCGGACTGGATACGGTCGAGAAAAAGCGCGTAACGGTGCTTTTTGTTTTTTTCATCGCTGCGGCTGCCTACTGGGCGGGTAATGAACAACAAGGGTCATCGCTGCAAATTTTTGCCGATCGTTACACAGAGCTGAATCTATTCGGCTGGGAAATGCCGTCGAGCTGGTTCCAGAACCTGAATCCAGCCTTTATTCTCCTTTTTTCGCCTGTTCTGGCGGGTTTATGGGTCTTTCTGGCGAACCGCAAAATTAGTTACCCCGTACCGGCTAAAATGGCTACGAGTTTGATTCTGTTAGGGATAGCGTATATCGTCATGGTCGTTGCTGCGAAGATTGCGCTGACCGGTGAGCGTACATCACCCCTCTATCTGTCGCTTACTTACTTCTTTTTCACGCTCGCCGAGTTATTCCTGAGCCCGGTGGGATTGAGTTCGTTTTCTAAGCTATCTCCCAAACGCTACACCAGTCAGCTGATGGGACTCTGGTTCGTGGGTTCGTCATTGGGCAATCTGATTGCGGGGCTGTTTGCCGGTGGATTCGATGAGAAGAATGTGCAGCAGATGCCACAGCTGTTTCAAAGTGTCGCTTATTTCAGTTTAGGCTTTGGGGTACTGCTACTACTCTTTGTAAAACCGCTGAAAAAATGGATGGGTGGTATTGACTAA
- a CDS encoding Kelch repeat-containing protein has protein sequence MSPETVTLPGGWHTKASLQGPARSAAVTFTIDNKAYVGTGLTIERGALADFWQYDTDTNQWTQVADFPGKARSEAVGFAVSNKGYVGTGIDGASGKLLRDFYQFDPAANAWTQVADFGGSARRSAVAFAIGQTGFVGTGTDGNEQRDLWGYDPTADTWTRAADFGGRGRVGAAAFVINETAYVGTGNAAGINQPDFWAYDPAKNLWKERKNFAETSIARSYAVGFAINNIGYFVTGACSQRSGDYDLWGYDPTTDSWTNKSSFEGTARQKAVGFSVGSKGYVTTGVYGRASYDDLWAFTP, from the coding sequence ATGAGCCCCGAAACCGTCACGTTACCGGGGGGCTGGCATACAAAAGCATCGCTACAAGGGCCAGCTCGCAGCGCTGCGGTAACATTCACAATCGATAATAAAGCGTATGTCGGGACTGGGCTAACGATAGAAAGAGGGGCTCTTGCCGACTTTTGGCAGTACGATACAGACACGAATCAATGGACTCAGGTCGCTGATTTTCCCGGTAAAGCGCGTAGCGAAGCTGTGGGTTTTGCCGTTAGCAACAAAGGGTACGTTGGTACGGGTATCGACGGAGCCAGTGGCAAGCTGCTGCGTGATTTTTATCAATTTGATCCTGCCGCCAATGCCTGGACGCAGGTGGCGGATTTTGGCGGTTCCGCCCGACGGTCGGCGGTAGCCTTCGCCATTGGTCAAACAGGGTTCGTCGGGACGGGTACGGACGGTAACGAACAGCGTGATCTATGGGGGTACGATCCGACAGCGGACACCTGGACGCGGGCGGCTGATTTTGGCGGACGGGGACGAGTCGGTGCGGCTGCTTTTGTGATTAATGAGACGGCTTACGTTGGTACTGGCAATGCCGCCGGGATAAATCAACCGGATTTTTGGGCGTATGACCCGGCTAAAAACCTGTGGAAAGAGCGCAAAAACTTCGCTGAAACATCCATCGCGCGTTCGTATGCCGTCGGCTTCGCGATCAACAACATTGGCTATTTTGTGACGGGAGCCTGTAGTCAGCGCTCCGGCGACTATGATCTATGGGGGTATGACCCAACTACCGATTCCTGGACCAACAAATCATCCTTCGAAGGAACCGCCCGGCAAAAAGCAGTTGGGTTCAGCGTTGGCTCAAAAGGCTACGTCACGACAGGTGTATACGGTCGGGCCAGCTATGATGATCTATGGGCGTTCACACCCTAA
- a CDS encoding peptidoglycan DD-metalloendopeptidase family protein: MLLPFLFQKDAHQVKAPYVVLDFSATNPDLATLDLTDTVTFTDYVFGKLREAGAQVGMGGYNEQRVIYRRSAHFNTAEEPREIHLGIDFWAEAGTPVYAPLAGNVHSFQDNDHFGDYGPTIILEHTVDGKPLYSLYGHLTRSSLEGLYVGKRVEENEQIAEIGPYPENGDWPPHLHFQLMTDMLGSEGDFPGVCSVSDRAKFLAICPNPNDLLGIPGLS, translated from the coding sequence ATGCTTCTTCCTTTTCTTTTTCAGAAAGACGCCCATCAAGTAAAAGCCCCCTACGTAGTGCTTGATTTTTCGGCTACCAATCCCGATCTGGCAACGCTGGACCTGACGGACACGGTTACTTTCACCGATTACGTTTTCGGCAAATTACGGGAGGCAGGGGCACAGGTAGGCATGGGCGGCTACAACGAACAACGGGTTATCTACCGCCGAAGTGCGCATTTCAACACCGCCGAAGAACCGCGTGAAATTCACCTTGGCATTGACTTCTGGGCCGAAGCCGGAACGCCTGTCTACGCACCGCTGGCCGGGAACGTGCATAGTTTTCAGGACAACGATCACTTTGGCGACTATGGACCCACGATCATTCTGGAACACACGGTTGACGGAAAGCCGCTCTATAGTTTGTACGGCCATCTAACGCGGTCGTCGCTGGAGGGATTGTACGTCGGGAAGCGGGTTGAAGAAAACGAGCAGATTGCCGAGATTGGCCCCTATCCCGAAAATGGCGACTGGCCTCCGCACCTGCATTTTCAATTGATGACCGACATGCTGGGCAGCGAAGGCGACTTTCCGGGTGTCTGCTCCGTCAGCGACCGCGCAAAATTCCTCGCCATCTGCCCAAACCCGAATGACTTGTTAGGCATTCCGGGGTTATCCTAA
- a CDS encoding M42 family metallopeptidase, which translates to MNEHSKDFLYQYLNNASPTGFESSGQQIWLDYLKPYIDEHIVDTYGTAVGVIGPGKDYKVVIEAHSDEISWFVNYISDDGYLFVRRNGGSDALIAPSMRVHLHTKQGVVDGVFGWPAIHVRDLAKDSAPKVTDLFIDVGATTKQEVLDMGIHVGTVCTFSDGLMELNDRYFVGRALDNRMGGFMIAEVARLLKENNVTLPFTLYVVNAVQEEIGLRGAEMIARRLRPDLAICTDVTHDTQSPKYDKKEQGDLKCGDGPVLCYGPAVQNNVLDFMIGVAAQQNIAFQRQAVSRSTGTDTDAFAYATEGIASALISLPLKYMHTTVETVHKDDVQNVIKLMYETLLALKGGEDFRYIK; encoded by the coding sequence ATGAACGAGCACAGTAAAGATTTTTTGTATCAGTACCTTAACAATGCCTCACCAACGGGCTTCGAATCGTCGGGGCAGCAGATCTGGCTGGATTACCTCAAGCCGTACATCGACGAGCACATTGTCGATACATACGGAACAGCCGTCGGTGTGATCGGCCCAGGAAAGGATTACAAAGTAGTGATCGAAGCCCACTCTGACGAGATTTCGTGGTTTGTCAACTACATCTCCGACGATGGCTATTTGTTTGTTCGGCGTAACGGTGGTTCTGATGCCCTGATTGCTCCTTCCATGCGCGTTCATCTTCACACCAAACAAGGCGTGGTCGATGGCGTGTTCGGCTGGCCGGCCATTCACGTTCGGGATCTCGCCAAAGATAGCGCTCCGAAAGTAACGGACCTGTTCATCGACGTAGGTGCTACCACCAAACAGGAAGTACTGGACATGGGTATCCACGTTGGCACGGTCTGCACGTTCTCCGACGGCTTGATGGAGCTAAACGACCGCTATTTTGTTGGTCGGGCGTTGGACAACCGCATGGGCGGCTTTATGATTGCGGAAGTAGCCCGGTTGCTGAAAGAAAATAACGTAACACTGCCCTTCACGCTCTACGTGGTCAACGCTGTTCAGGAGGAAATTGGACTGCGTGGCGCCGAAATGATTGCCCGGCGACTTCGCCCCGATCTGGCTATCTGTACCGACGTGACACACGATACCCAGTCGCCGAAATACGACAAGAAAGAACAGGGCGACCTTAAATGTGGCGACGGACCGGTGTTATGCTACGGACCAGCGGTGCAAAACAACGTCCTCGACTTCATGATCGGCGTTGCTGCACAGCAGAACATTGCGTTCCAGAGACAGGCGGTTAGCCGTTCGACAGGCACCGATACCGACGCCTTTGCCTACGCTACCGAAGGAATTGCATCGGCCCTGATTTCGCTCCCGCTCAAGTACATGCACACCACCGTCGAAACGGTTCACAAAGACGACGTGCAGAACGTGATCAAACTCATGTACGAAACCTTACTCGCCTTGAAAGGCGGAGAAGATTTCCGGTACATCAAATAA
- a CDS encoding S66 peptidase family protein produces MIVPPFLRPGDTVGVVAPASWFPYEELSDGLRILRDVWQLNVIEGDSLRTIDGPFAGSDELRRTDLQRLFDDPSVKAVFAARGGYGCYRIVDQLDVTRLQQNPKWLVGFSDITVLLSLLYKHGIQSIHGLMPRQYGHPDRAESLESVRQWLFGEGPDYYAVPDHALNRVGEAEGPLVGGNLTILVNSLGTFTDIDLAGTILFIEDINETFFSVDRMMTQLRRAGRLEKLAGLVVGQFNDMRINPSLPFGKNAFEIIADAVAGYSYPVLFNFPAGHVDQNLALPIGHTIRLEVGSGSSRLVF; encoded by the coding sequence TTGATTGTTCCTCCTTTTTTACGTCCCGGTGATACAGTTGGCGTGGTAGCTCCCGCCAGTTGGTTTCCTTACGAAGAATTGTCCGACGGTTTGCGTATTCTTCGCGATGTTTGGCAGTTAAATGTTATCGAAGGTGATAGCCTTCGGACTATTGATGGTCCGTTTGCGGGTTCAGATGAACTGCGACGTACTGATTTGCAGCGGTTGTTTGATGATCCTTCCGTAAAAGCAGTCTTTGCCGCCCGTGGCGGGTATGGTTGTTACCGGATTGTTGATCAGCTAGACGTGACACGGCTGCAACAGAATCCAAAATGGCTTGTCGGGTTTAGCGATATAACCGTCTTACTCAGTCTGCTTTACAAGCACGGTATACAAAGCATTCATGGGTTGATGCCCCGGCAGTACGGCCATCCCGACCGGGCGGAATCACTTGAGTCGGTACGGCAATGGCTGTTTGGTGAGGGGCCTGACTATTACGCAGTGCCGGATCATGCGCTCAACCGGGTGGGTGAAGCAGAAGGACCGCTGGTAGGAGGCAATCTTACCATTCTGGTTAATTCGCTTGGTACGTTCACGGATATCGATTTGGCCGGAACAATTCTATTTATCGAAGATATTAACGAAACGTTCTTCTCGGTTGACCGGATGATGACGCAGCTTCGGCGGGCGGGTCGGCTGGAAAAATTAGCCGGATTGGTTGTGGGACAGTTTAACGATATGCGGATCAATCCGTCGTTGCCATTCGGAAAAAATGCATTCGAGATTATCGCCGACGCCGTTGCGGGGTATAGCTATCCTGTTTTGTTTAACTTTCCGGCTGGACACGTTGACCAGAATCTTGCTCTTCCCATTGGGCACACCATACGGCTGGAAGTAGGTAGTGGTAGCAGTCGGCTGGTGTTTTAG